In Rhinopithecus roxellana isolate Shanxi Qingling chromosome 4, ASM756505v1, whole genome shotgun sequence, a single genomic region encodes these proteins:
- the LOC104658329 gene encoding protein cornichon homolog 4-like: MVFAFFLLSCRLIFLSVFIITLSDLECDSINARSCYSKLNKWVIPRLIGHTIVTVLMLILLHWFIFLLNLPIATWDIYRNTQSRTAKVTHERP, encoded by the exons ATGGTCTTTGCCTTCTTTCTCCTCAGTTGCAGGCTCATTTTTCTCTCAGTCTTCATAATTACATTGTCTGATTTAGAGTGTGATTCCATTAATGCTAGATCATGTTACTCAAAATTAAACAAGTGGGTAATTCCAAGATTGATTGGCCATACTATTGTCACTGTATTAATGCTCATTTTGTTACACTGGTTCATCTTCCTTCTCAACTTACCTATTGCCACTTGGGATATAT ACAGAAATACACAATCAAGGACAGCAAAAGTAACACATGAAAGACCATAA